GACAGCTAAAAGATGAGAGTTCGGTCGAGGTGTCGCGCCATAAGGAAGCATCGGTGACGGGTGCGCCGCGCCGCGCCACAAAGCGAAGATGCGCCACCGTCGCATCCCTGCAGAACCCGAAATGAGGGACGGCGATAAGTTGATCACCGCGCCAGATGGCGGGCAGTGCCATGAGACAGCGTGAGGGCAGGTCCCGCGTCTTGAATTGCGACGCGGCCCCGCCGAGGCGTCGGATGGTGAAACCCGGCACGGGGCGTCCCTGGAGGCGCCATCGACGGTCCCAGATGAGACCCTCTGCCCGCGCAACATATTTGATGTCAATAAACTGCGCGGCCGCATCAGGCTCCCGGACGAGGCACCAGCTCCGCGTCACGCCCGCACTTCGACGCTGAAAAAACCACACGCCGCCCAACGTTGCGTCCTGCACAGCTGTGCGGAGCTGCGCCAACCGTCGCTGGGAGGGTGCCCAATCCGCACCGGAAACAGCCTGACAAATACGCGACAATATTTCAGGCGGTGGCAGTTCCCCATCAATACGGACAAAGCCAAACGGATGCGGAATGAGCTGCTCGCAATAAGCGGCCAGGCTCGTTTCGGCCGCCTGACGTAAAGCGGCGTGTCGGCGCGTCTCAGTCGAAGCGAGGTCAATATCCGGCTTTGACAGGCTTTGCCGGATCGCAACACGACGAAACTGCGCGTTGCGATTTGACGGGTCTTCAATCCATCCCAGGCCTTCTGCGTCAAGGGTTGCCCGTAATCGCTGGGGCGGAATGTCTCGTAACGGGCGGATGATCCGAACGTCAGGTGTGAAACGGGCAGCCGCCATCCCGGCAAGGCCGGACGCGCCGCTCTGTTTTTCCTTTCTTAAAAAATAAGTCTCGGCCTGATCGCGGCGGTGATGCGCCACTAGAAGATCCATCACGCCATGTTGACGAC
This DNA window, taken from Acetobacteraceae bacterium, encodes the following:
- the tilS gene encoding tRNA lysidine(34) synthetase TilS, with the protein product MPVQEDEFAGLMSPYGPFPADKTRYRVAVAVSGGADSLCLGILAHRWRANSVALIVDHGLRPEAAQEAQETQRILTFHGREAHILSLTHLSKMRGVQARARAARYDILTEWCRQHGVMDLLVAHHRRDQAETYFLRKEKQSGASGLAGMAAARFTPDVRIIRPLRDIPPQRLRATLDAEGLGWIEDPSNRNAQFRRVAIRQSLSKPDIDLASTETRRHAALRQAAETSLAAYCEQLIPHPFGFVRIDGELPPPEILSRICQAVSGADWAPSQRRLAQLRTAVQDATLGGVWFFQRRSAGVTRSWCLVREPDAAAQFIDIKYVARAEGLIWDRRWRLQGRPVPGFTIRRLGGAASQFKTRDLPSRCLMALPAIWRGDQLIAVPHFGFCRDATVAHLRFVARRGAPVTDASLWRDTSTELSSFSCQTGC